DNA from Deltaproteobacteria bacterium:
GCGATCGTGTGCGACGGCAGCAAACCGGTGCGCGTTCGCAATGCGCGCGTCGATGTCGACGGGGCCGCGCTCACGGTCATGGGCTCGTGCGACGTGCGGGTGGAAAACAGCCTGCTGCGCGGCACGAAGGCGGCCATTCGGATCGCGGGTAGCGGGGATGTGATCGTGTCGAACAGCGTGATCGAAAGCCCTGGCACCGCCGTGTTGATCCAGGGCTCGGGATCGGTCCGGATCGACCGGAGCGACGTGCGAGGTGGGACGGCGGCCGTGTCCGTGCAGGGCAGCGGCGAAGTGGAGGTTCGGCGCTCGCGCGTCGCCGGCCCGGTGAACCGCCTCGGCTCGGGCGACGTGCGATTCGGCGCGGACGTCGAACGCAGCGCGACGGCGGCCGTGTCGGCGCCGCAGCGCGGGCCGTCGCTCGGAGCCCCCGCGGCCGACATCGCGAACGGCCCGGACGCCCCCCCGCGCGCACCGGCCGATGGGAAGGCCGGCGCGTCGATCGACGAGGCGGCCCTCAAGCCGCACGCCCCGGTGACGTGCGCCGGCACCGAGGACATTCATCTGCGCGGCGTGTCGATCGACACCCCCGGCGTCGCGGTCCAAGTCGTCGGTTCGTGCGACATCGTGGTGGAGGACGGCGCGATCCGCGGCGGTAAGGCCGCCATTCGCGTCGCGGGCAGCGGCGACGTGCGCGTGCGCAACAGCGTCGTTCGCGCCAAACGCGACGCGATCTCCGTGCTCGGTTCGGGCGACGTCGTGTTGGACCACGCCACGGTGAGCGGTCGCCGCGCCGTGGCGATTCGCGGTAGCGGCGACGTCGAGGCGTCGGCGTCGCGATTCGAGGGCCGGCGCAGCGTGGTCGGGTCCGGGCGCTTCCGCGACGGCGGCGGCAACGAGTGGGCCAAGCGGGCTCGCCGCCGCAAGTGACCGCGCGCCATCGCGCGCAGGCGCGGCCGGATCGGGGCGGCGGCCGCTTGACAGCGGCCGGCGACTCGGTAACGTAGCGTCGACGACTGCGGGATTAACTCAGCGGTAGAGTGTCAGCTTCCCAAGCTGAAGGTCGCCGGTTCGAACCCGGTATCCCGCTCCGCGACGGCCGGTGCAAGTGCGCACCGGCCGTCCTCGTATCGACAGGCGCGTCGCGATCGCGCGCGGATGCGCGCTCGACGGCGCGGGTGCCGAAGGCCTGACGCCGCCGGCGCGCGGCGTGACGGAACTTCGACAAACGGCACGCCGCGTCGCGGAGTTGCCGAGTGGAACGGAAATTGGACGGACCTTTCGGCATGAACACACCGAAACGAACGTTGTTGTGGTTGTCGATGGGCGCCGTTGCAGCGGCAGTCGCCGGATGCGCCGTGGAAGACCCGGTCGCGGAACCGCCCTGCGCTGCGGCGCCGGAGGTCGCCGCCGACGGGCCGTTGTACGGGTTCGTCGTCGATCGGGTCGACGTGGCCGGGACCGCGATGGAAGCGGAGCGACTCGGGCTCGATCTCGATTGCGACGCCGACGGCCGGCCGGACAACGCCCTCGGCCGTCTGCTCGCGCTGATCGACGACATGGCGGGCGATCTCGATGTCGGCGCCGAGACGAACGCGATGATCGAGTCGGGCGCGATGCTCCACCTGATCGAGGTGCGGGCGCCCGACCTAGACGGCGCTGGACCCGCCGCGGTCTTGTTTGAGCACGGAGTCGATCTCGACGGCGACCCGTCGGACAATTTCTCGGGCGTCGAGGTGTTCGAGGTGGACCCGGCGCGGCCGGCCGGCAGCTTGGCGGGCCACCTGGCGGGCGGCGGCTTGTCGGTTGCGAGCGGAACGATCTACGTCGCCGTCGCCTTCCCGGGGCGGGACGAGCCGTTCGTGTTGCCGCTGATCGGTGCGCGCATCGAGGCGACGATCACGCGCGGCGGCATCGAGGGGCGCCTGGCCGGCGGCGTGCCGGCGGAGGTGGTAGACGAGCAGCTCGTGCCGGCGTTTCGCGAAGGTCTCAATCGCATCGTTGCGCGCGACTGCGCCGGCGGCTGCGCGCCCGACAGCTTCGGCGCGCTGTTGCTCGAGATGTTCGACGCCGATCGCGACGGCACGATCGGGTACGCCGAGTTGCGCGACGATCCGGTGACCGAGGCGCTGCTCGCCCCTGACGTGGACCTGCGCGACGCCGACGGGAATCTCGCGCCCGGCGGCGACGGCGTGGCCGATGCGCTGTCGGTCGGCTTCGGCTTCACCGCGGTGCCCGCGTTCGTGCGGTCCGCCCGATGACGCACGTGCGCGGGCCTTGCGCCTCCCGCACCGGGCATACGGCCGCCGGGCCGGCGGCGCGTTCGCGGGGCGGGCAGCCGGCGGCCGGCGCGGCACACGACACTTGCGCCGGCCGCCGCTGTCGCCGACGCTCGCGCCATGGCATTCGCAATCCGTGCGGCAACGGAGGCCGACGCGCCGGTGTTGCTCGACCTGATCCGATCGCTGGCGGCGTACGAGCGGCTGGCCGACCGGGTGGTCGCCGACGAAGCGGCGCTGCGCGCGACGCTGTTCGGGCCGCGGCCGTATGCCGAGGCGGTGCTGGGCATCGCCGACGGTCTCGCAGTCGGCTACGCGCTGTTCTTTCACAGCTATTCGTCGTTTCTCGCGCGGCCGGGGCTGGTGCTCGAGGACCTGTTCGTGCGGCCGGAAGCGCGCGGGCGAGGCTACGGGACGGCGCTGCTGTCGCACGTCGCGCGCGTCGCGGTCGACCGCGGCTGTGGCCGGCTCGAGTGGTCGGTGCTCGACTGGAACGAGCCGGCGATCCGGTTGTATCGCCATCTCGGCGCGCAGCCGCTGTCGGACTGGACGATCTACCGGATCGACGGCCGGGCGCTCGCCGCGCTCGCGGCGCGCGCGCGCTGACGGCGCCGGGCGGACCACGCGGCGAGCCAGGCGAGGGCGAGCCACCCGCCTCCGTCCGCAGCGGGCGCGCCCGCCGCCGCGCAGCCGCTCGTCACCGGCGCGGGGCCCGCGCCGTCGCCGCCGGCGCCGCCGCCCGCGCCGGCGTCGGGGCCGCCCGGGGGCATCGCGGAGCCGGCGTCGGGGCCGCCCGGGGGCATCGGCACGCAGGCGCCGCCGGCGCAGGTCTGGCCGTCGCCGCAGTCGCTGTCGGTCGTGCAGGCATCCTCCGTGCGACCCTTGGCCAGCTCGACGGCGAACGCGGCCGTCGTGCGCGCGAACGTGAGCGCGTGGTCGGCGCGGCCGCCGCTGACGTCGATCGTGTCGTCCGGGGTGTGCAGGACGGCGTTGATGTCGGCGGCGCGCGACTCGAACGGATGGACGACCGGGAACCCGGCCCGGTACCAGGATGCGTGGTCGGAGCACGCGTACCCGCAGGTGTCGCGCACGCGCGACGCGCCGACATAGGTATCGACGAGCTGTTCGAGAAACGCGGTGAGCGCGGGGTCGGTGTAGTCCGTGATGATCGCCATGTCCTCGGGCGAGCCGTGGTGGTTGACCATGTCGAGCTGCAGCGCGCCGACGACGTTCAGCCCGCGCGCGGCGGCGTCCTCGGCGATGTCTTGCGAGCCGAGCAGCCCGACCTCCTCGCCCGCGTATGCGTAGACGACGATGGTGCGATCGGGGCGATAGCCGGCGGCGACCATGGCGCGCACGACGTCGGTGAGCGCCGCGATCCCGGATGCGTTGTCGTCGGCGCCGGGCGCCACGGCGTTCGCGCCTCCGGGCGCAATCGAATCGAGGTGACCGCCGATGACGACGTACTCGTCGGGCATCGCCGTCCCGCGGATCGTCAGCTCGACCGACGGCTGCGCGAACGCATGGGGCACCAGCCGCACCTGCGCGTCGGGGCGGCCGGCGGTGATCGCGCGCCACCGGTCGGCGAGCCACTCGGCGGCGTCGACGCCGGAGTCGCTGGTGTAAAACCGGTTGCGGTACGCCGACAGGGTTCGGATGGTGTCCTCGATCGCCGCGGCCGACAGCCCGGCCGTCACGGCGGCGACGACGTCGGCCCGATCCATCGTATAGGCGGCCGCATAGGCGACGGCGCGGGGAGCCGCCGCGGCGCGCGCGGCGGCGATCGCGGCCGCGCGCGTCGGGTGCGCCATGAAGCCGCCGCAGCGTGCGCCGCCGGCGTGCAATGCGGCCGACAGCTCGGCGATCGCGCCGGTCGGAGCGCGCACGATCGCGACGCCATCGACCACGTCGGCCGGCGTGAACGCGGCGCGCGCGTCGGGCGACAGCCGCGGTACGGCGCGAGCGAGCCGCCGCGCATCCACCGTGAGCCAGCGGTCGGCCCCGGCGCCGCGGCCGGCCGCAAACGCGTCCGCCGCCGGGGCGTCCTCCGCGGCGCAGGACGCAAGCACCAGCGCTCCGGCCAGGCCGAGCAGCGCCCGCGAAGTCGGAGTCGTGCGGACCATGCCGCGCGTCAATCCACATCGCGTGCCACCGCGATCGGCGAGCTTCCGTTCGCGGGCGCGGACGCAACCCGCCGAGATCGCGCTGAAGATCCGCGACGGCGCGGCGGCGCAGGTGAGGTGACGGCGCATCAGGTGGGGCGCGATTCCACGACGACGCCCGCGGTGCGCGGGGAGACCGCCGAGGTCCGCGGCCGGGCCGCGGGCGGCTCGGCCCGGCCGATCGCGAACCGCGGGGTCTCTCGACCCTAGTTGCTGTAGCAACGGTAACGATCGCACGCGCACGCGCCGGTACTCGGGTCGATCGTCCCCATGCCGTGCCGCCGGCGAACAGGGCGTATTTTCCTGCCGCAGCGCGGCACACAGGTAGGACAACGTGGGATGCGCGCCCCCCGATCGGGGACCGCACACCCGATCGCCGGGCGGCCCGCGAGAGGTCGTCGGTCTCCAACTGTGCAAGGTGGCCCGAGTGTCACGAAAGTTTCCCCGTTGGCAAGCGCGATGCACTTCGCCCGGGCATGGGTAGAGGTCAACGATCGGGTCGTCGTGCGCGCGGTGCCGGGTGGCCGGCAGCCGTCGCGCTGCTCGCGCTCGCCGGCTGCGAGGTCGGTACGGCGCTGCCGTTCGCGCCGCCGGGCAGCCCGGACGCGGGTAGCGACGAGGAGCAGGTCCAGTGCGAGGGCGCGCCCACGATCGATCTGAAGCTGCTGTCGCCGTGCTGTGAGGGGACCGGCGACAGCGGCCACTGCGTGCCCGGCAGCTACGTCCCCGACGAGGTGCAAGGGCTGGTCGCGCAGTGCGAAAACGGCGGCTACTGCATCCCGGACGCTTTCATCGAAGCCGGCGGTGCGGTCGAGCCGGTCGAGTGCCTGTCGGTCAACGGCCCCGGGGTGTGCCTGTCGTCGTGCATCCCGCAGGTCCAGGAAAACTACGACCTGCTCACCCAGGACATCTGCGACGTGAGCCAGCGGTGCGTGCCGTGCATCAATCCGTTGGATGGGAAACCAACCGGAGCGTGCGACTTGAAGCTGCAGTGCAACACGACCCCCGCGAGCCAGTGCCCGGAGGGTCCCCACGTCGGGCCGCCGCTGATCGATCCGACGCAGTTGCCGGCCTGCGACCAGTGCGACACCGGCGGCGCCCACTGTCTGCCCGCCGACCTCGTGCCGGGCGACCTCGGGTCGCGGCTGGCCGACTGCTCGGCGGGCGGCAAGTGCGTGCCGGACGAGTTCATCGCCAGCGCCGGCAGCTTCGAGCCGCAGACGTGCCGGTCGGTCGGCGGCGGCGAGGGACGGTGCCTGTCGC
Protein-coding regions in this window:
- a CDS encoding GNAT family N-acetyltransferase → MAFAIRAATEADAPVLLDLIRSLAAYERLADRVVADEAALRATLFGPRPYAEAVLGIADGLAVGYALFFHSYSSFLARPGLVLEDLFVRPEARGRGYGTALLSHVARVAVDRGCGRLEWSVLDWNEPAIRLYRHLGAQPLSDWTIYRIDGRALAALAARAR
- a CDS encoding M20/M25/M40 family metallo-hydrolase, whose product is MRRHLTCAAAPSRIFSAISAGCVRARERKLADRGGTRCGLTRGMVRTTPTSRALLGLAGALVLASCAAEDAPAADAFAAGRGAGADRWLTVDARRLARAVPRLSPDARAAFTPADVVDGVAIVRAPTGAIAELSAALHAGGARCGGFMAHPTRAAAIAAARAAAAPRAVAYAAAYTMDRADVVAAVTAGLSAAAIEDTIRTLSAYRNRFYTSDSGVDAAEWLADRWRAITAGRPDAQVRLVPHAFAQPSVELTIRGTAMPDEYVVIGGHLDSIAPGGANAVAPGADDNASGIAALTDVVRAMVAAGYRPDRTIVVYAYAGEEVGLLGSQDIAEDAAARGLNVVGALQLDMVNHHGSPEDMAIITDYTDPALTAFLEQLVDTYVGASRVRDTCGYACSDHASWYRAGFPVVHPFESRAADINAVLHTPDDTIDVSGGRADHALTFARTTAAFAVELAKGRTEDACTTDSDCGDGQTCAGGACVPMPPGGPDAGSAMPPGGPDAGAGGGAGGDGAGPAPVTSGCAAAGAPAADGGGWLALAWLAAWSARRRQRARAASAASARPSIR